The Raphanus sativus cultivar WK10039 chromosome 2, ASM80110v3, whole genome shotgun sequence genome includes a region encoding these proteins:
- the LOC130505010 gene encoding uncharacterized protein LOC130505010, which translates to MGNKAVVSVYLIISLCAAIFVTRGVAQIQNPQANPGLFPPGLVPVDLVKCWSSLFNVQGCVLAISNSFFSGKFENVEAACCKVFSTLDANCWPQMFPLNPFFPPLLKDNCARIVPNSPAHN; encoded by the coding sequence ATGGGAAACAAAGCTGTTGTCTCAGTCTACTTAATTATTTCTCTTTGTGCTGCCATTTTTGTCACTCGAGGAGTAGCTCAAATTCAAAATCCTCAGGCTAATCCTGGACTTTTTCCACCAGGCTTAGTACCTGTTGATCTTGTAAAATGTTGGTCGTCTCTCTTTAACGTCCAAGGATGTGTGCTCGCAATCTccaactcttttttttctggaaaatttgaaaatgttgAAGCCGCATGCTGCAAGGTGTTTTCAACTTTAGATGCAAACTGTTGGCCTCAGATGTTTCCTTTGAATCCTTTCTTCCCTCCTCTCCTCAAGGACAACTGTGCGCGTATCGTCCCTAACTCCCCTGCACACAACTGA